From Erigeron canadensis isolate Cc75 chromosome 8, C_canadensis_v1, whole genome shotgun sequence, one genomic window encodes:
- the LOC122578069 gene encoding UDP-glycosyltransferase 83A1-like, which translates to MGKSHVLIIPYPAQGHVMPMIELARYLVQQGVKVTFVNTEVTQKAVTSNWQNTDGFDDLMMVSIPDGLEPWEDRTDLCKLTISILETMPGKLEELIEKINKEDSNKLNCVIADGGMGWAIKVSKKMGIISALFQPASAASLVPALCAQRLIEEGFISNNGIPLKNETIQLSETMPPIKPQNLPWACFKDSATIEAIFKVVSEVIEVSKMTEWYICNSTIELEPAAFSMFPQLMPIGPLLASNRLADQEGHFWQEDPTCLTWLDQQPECSVIYIAFGSFTILNQTQFEELTLGLELSNRPFLWVLRPGMTKETYPDGFMERVKSRGKIVSWAPQQKVLAHPSVACFMSHCGWNSTIEGVTNGLPFLCWPYFADQIQNETYICDIWKTGLGFNKDESAIITRDEIKSKVDKLLSDKMFRSNALDIKEKVTNSIKKGGCSNTNLTNFTEWIQKEATHDSTDQPDSM; encoded by the exons ATGGGAAAATCTCATGTTCTCATCATACCATATCCCGCACAAGGTCACGTAATGCCTATGATAGAGCTTGCTCGATATTTAGTCCAACAAGGTGTCAAAGTTACATTTGTAAACACAGAGGTCACTCAAAAGGCTGTCACAAGCAATTGGCAAAATACAGATGGTTTCGACGATCTAATGATGGTCTCAATCCCTGATGGGTTAGAACCATGGGAAGATAGGACTGATCTTTGTAAGTTGACTATATCTATATTAGAAACCATGCCAGGCAAGCTGGAAGAACTTATAGAGAAGATTAACAAAGAAGACAGCAATAAACTGAACTGTGTTATTGCTGATGGTGGCATGGGATGGGCTATAAAAGTCTCGAAAAAGATGGGAATCATAAGTGCATTATTCCAGCCTGCCTCAGCTGCTTCATTGGTACCTGCACTTTGTGCTCAGAGACTGATTGAGGAGGGATTCATAAGCAATAATG GCATACCTCTAAAGAATGAGACGATTCAACTGTCAGAAACCATGCCGCCTATAAAACCTCAGAACCTCCCATGGGCATGCTTTAAAGACTCGGCTACCATAGAAGCCATTTTCAAAGTTGTATCGGAAGTTATAGAAGTTTCAAAAATGACGGAGTGGTATATATGCAACTCAACCATCGAGCTGGAGCCTGCCGCATTTAGCATGTTCCCACAACTGATGCCGATTGGCCCTCTGCTGGCAAGCAACCGGCTTGCTGACCAGGAAGGTCACTTCTGGCAAGAGGATCCAACCTGCTTAACATGGCTCGATCAACAACCAGAATGCTCAGTCATTTATATTGCGTTTGGGAGTTTCACTATTCTGAATCAAACTCAGTTTGAAGAATTGACACTTGGTCTTGAGCTTAGCAACAGACCTTTCTTGTGGGTTCTACGACCCGGTATGACCAAGGAGACTTACCCAGATGGATTTATGGAACGAGTAAAGTCTCGTGGAAAGATTGTGAGTTGGGCCCCACAACAGAAGGTTTTAGCTCATCCTTCTGTAGCTTGTTTCATGAGTCATTGTGGTTGGAACTCTACTATAGAAGGTGTGACAAATGGACTCCCATTTTTGTGTTGGCCATACTTTGCTGATCAAATTCAAAACGAgacatatatatgtgatatttgGAAGACTGGACTCGGGTTTAACAAAGATGAATCGGCTATCATCACTCGAGATGAAATAAAAAGTAAGGTGGACAAGCTGCTTAGTGACAAAATGTTCAGATCCAATGCCCTGGATATCAAAGAAAAGGTTACAAATAGTATTAAGAAAGGTGGATGCTCAAACACAAATCTTACCAATTTTACAGAATGGATACAAAAGGAAGCC